A window of the Ciconia boyciana chromosome 33, ASM3463844v1, whole genome shotgun sequence genome harbors these coding sequences:
- the IRF2BP1 gene encoding interferon regulatory factor 2-binding protein 1: MSWRRQWCYLCDLPKTPWAVVWDFSEAVCRGCVNFEGADRIEPLLEAARRLRHSHAESRHRDVPPSRPEETTPERRGPPPPPVPVPCRPRGAECLAELSEAMRGRAEDWPGKPPAVRERLAALAGCAPFNVRFRKDHALVGRVFAFDAAPRPGFEFELKLFAEYPCGSGSVYAGVLGLAKQMFQDCLRSPGKAISSGYKYLEYEKRQGSGDWRLLGELFTEAVRFFRHPPAPEALPQQHPPPPPRRRRKASPEPEEAPVARRPAEDSPAPPLCCGLCRQRLEDTHFVQCPAVPAHRFCFPCARRAIRARGAGAEVHCPSGGRCPLAGSGLPWAFMQGEIAAILAGDVRVKRERDP, from the coding sequence aTGTCGTGGCGGCGGCAGTGGTGCTACCTGTGCGACCTGCCCAAGACGCCCTGGGCCGTGGTGTGGGACTTCAGCGAGGCCGTCTGCCGCGGCTGCGTCAACTTCGAAGGTGCCGACCGCATCGAACCGCTGCTGGAGGCCGCCCGGCGCCTCCGGCACAGCCACGCCGAGAGCCGGCACCGCGACGTCCCGCCGAGCCGTCCCGAGGAGACGACACCCGAACGTcgcggccccccgccgccgccggtgccggtgccgtgCCGCCCGCGTGGAGCCGAGTGCTTGGCGGAGCTGAGCGAAGCCATGCGCGGCCGCGCCGAGGACTGGCCGGGAAAGCCACCGGCGGTGCGGGAACGCCTCGCCGCCCTTGCCGGCTGCGCTCCCTTCAACGTCCGCTTCCGGAAGGATCACGCCTTGGTGGGACGAGTCTTCGCCTTCGacgccgcgccccggcccggctTCGAGTTTGAGTTGAAGCTCTTTGCCGAGTACCCCTGCGGTTCCGGCAGCGTCTACGCCGGCGTGCTGGGCCTGGCCAAGCAGATGTTCCAGGACTGCCTGCGGTCGCCCGGCAAAGCCATTTCCTCCGGCTACAAGTACCTGGAGTACGAGAAGCGCCAGGGCAGCGGCGACTGGCGGCTGCTGGGCGAACTCTTCACCGAAGCCGTCCGCTTCTTCCGCCACCCGCCGGCACCCGAAGCCTTGCCGCAGCagcacccgccgccgccgccgcgccggcgTCGCAAAGCGTCGCCGGAGCCCGAGGAAGCGCCCGTCGCTCGTCGCCCGGCAGAGGATTCGCCGGCGCCGCCGCTGTGCTGCGGGCTGTGCCGGCAGCGGTTGGAGGACACCCATTTTGTGCAGTGCCCCGCCGTGCCGGCGCACCGCTTCTGCTTCCCCTGCGCCCGCCGCGCCATccgggcgcggggggccggggcggaggTGCACTGTCCCAGCGGGGGCCGCTGTCCCCTGGCCGGCTCCGGCCTCCCCTGGGCCTTCATGCAGGGCGAGATCGCCGCCATCTTGGCCGGCGACGTCCGCGTCAAGAGGGAGCGGGACCCCTGA
- the CCDC61 gene encoding centrosomal protein CCDC61 translates to MGEPRYLQADYAFRHGGHAVRLTLAPSALGVEVEAPLTADQWKGEFDAAFIEELTHKTGNFKQFGVFCSMLESALTRSSDSVSLELLTYADLQTLRSRKVGGIPRPPPSAASPLSAKRYLILVYSVEFDRIHYPLPLSYAGRPDPAALRRLVRELREELAQLRARHGEDHRDAEIRRLRDELRRALEEKRAVEATALRRATRRLEDELLREKARHQREQRQLAAELAEAKASERRLQLRVQSLTAELAACRRGHRTPAGAALRPQERRSPSGTRLRSASRESRGGSRGRSPSPAGPRPPRFDPTAFVRARQRRQKEAELKNQRRGAAFGSASPVRSRGRSSSAESIRSRRSAVSSGSEADERSQPLPPRGKRVTRARRPLSASSCNGPGAVSGHPEAWDPPPLSLGCPPPHPQSGGHTPVPPHLLPPPPGPRPPAGHKPLVGTAADKRPGKENRHEEPSADLAEIDARLQALQEYMDRLDTRT, encoded by the exons atgGGGGAGCCGCGGTACCTACAGGCCGACTACGCCTTCCGGCACGGGGGGCACGCCGTCCGGCTGACCCTCGCCCCCTCGGCGCTGGGGGTCGAAGTGGAAGCCCCCCTCACCGCCGACCAGTGGAAGGGGGAGTTTGACGCCGCCT TCATCGAGGAGCTGACCCACAAAACGGGGAATTTCAAGCAGTTTGGCGTTTTCTGCAGCATGTTGGAGTCGGCGCTGACGCGG AGCAGCGACTCCGTCAGCCTGGAGCTCCTCACCTACGCCGACCTGCAGACCCTGCGCAGCCGGAAAGTGGGGGGGatcccccggccccccccttCCGCCGCGTCCCCCCTCAGCGCCAAGCGCTACCTCATCCTCGTCTACTCTGTCGAGTTCGACAG GATCCACTACCCGCTGCCGCTGTCCTACGCCGGGAGGCCGGATCCTGCCGCGCTGCGCAGGCTGGTGCGGGAGCTGAGGGAGGAGCTGGCTCAGCTCCGGGCTCGGCACGGCGAGGATCACCGAGACGCCGAGATCCGGCGGCTGCGGGACGA gcTGCGGCGGGCCCTGGAGGAGAAGCGGGCGGTGGAGGCGACGGCGCTGCGGCGAGCGACGCGGCGGTTGGAGGACGAGCTGCTGCGGGAGAAAGCCCGGCACCAGCGCGAGCAGCGGCAGCTCGCCGCCGAG cTGGCGGAGGCGAAGGCGTCGGAGCGGAGGCTGCAGCTGCGGGTGCAGAGCCTGACGGCcgagctggctgcctgcaggagggg CCACCGGACGCCCGCCGGCGCAGCCCTCCGCCCCCAGGAGAGACGCTCCCCCTCCGGCACCCGGCTGCGTTCGGCGTCCCGGGAGAGCCGCGGTGGCAGCCGGGGCCGGTCCCCGTCGCCCGCAG GCCCCCGCCCACCACGCTTCGACCCCACCGCCTTCGTCAGGgcccggcagcgccggcagAAGGAGGCCGAGCTCAAAAA CCAGCGGCGCGGGGCGGCTTTCGGCAGCGCCAGCCCGGTGAGGAGCCGCGGACGCAGCTCCTCAG CTGAAAGCATCCGGAGCCGGCGCTCGGCGGTGAGCTCCGGCAGCGAAGCCGATGAGcgctcccagcccctgccccccag GGGCAAGAGGGTGACCCGCGCCCGCAGACCCCTCAGCGCCTCGTCCTGCAACGGCCCCGGCGCGGTGAGTGGCCACCCAGAAGCCTgggacccccctcccctctctttggggtgtccccccccgcacccccaaagTGGGGGACACACACCGGTGCcaccccacctcctccctccacccccaggccctcgcccgcccgccggccACAAGCCACTTGTGGGCACCGCTGCTGACAAGCGCCCCGGTAAAG AGAACCGCCACGAGGAGCCCTCGGCTGACCTGGCCGAGATCGACGCCCGGCTGCAGGCGCTGCAGGAGTACATGGACAGGCTGGACACCCGCACGTga
- the BLOC1S3 gene encoding biogenesis of lysosome-related organelles complex 1 subunit 3, whose translation MATPRPPRVVPGEASESDSEPELPGGAAGGTPGAGLKVPGEASETDEEEEEEEERPKTPPAVPEEPAAVWGRSRGDPSLLQQRLREGSGRLRGAVGSALRQSYGRAARHLGGLGGALGRAQAAAAAAAHCLRLARRDLRAVAAAVDIVTACRLLPDIREPLPAR comes from the coding sequence atggccaccccccgccccccgcgggtGGTCCCGGGCGAAGCCTCCGAGAGCGACTCGGAGCCGGAGCTgccggggggggcggccgggggcacccccggggccgggctgaAGGTCCCGGGCGAAGCCTCCGAGACGGacgaagaggaggaggaggaggaggagaggccgAAGACCCCCCCGGCGGTGCCGGAAGAACCGGCGGCGGTTTGGGGGCGCAGCCGGGGGGACCCCTCGCTGCTGCAGCAGCGGCTGCGGGAGGGCtcggggcggctgcggggggcgGTGGGCAGCGCCCTGCGGCAGAGCTacggccgcgccgcccggcacctgggggggctcgggggggcccTGGGGCGAGCgcaggccgccgccgccgccgccgcccacTGCCTGCGCCTGGCTCGCCGCGACCTTCGCGCCGTAGCCGCCGCCGTCGACATCGTCACCGCTTGCCGCCTCCTGCCCGACATCCGGGAGCCGTTGCCGGCGCGTTGA